The following proteins come from a genomic window of Elusimicrobiota bacterium:
- the waaF gene encoding lipopolysaccharide heptosyltransferase II codes for MKILVRAPNWLGDAVMCTPLLRRLAAQGHALDVLCRPSVAGVFQGAPGVDAVWVSPRGESPWATARELKKRRYERAVILPPSFGSALAPCLAGIPERVGWSSDFRRLLLTRAVPVDERFHYVRRYLALIGEEGAEVPSTDLYFPEAPAPGGWAGDLTGRLLAVAPGSRAPARRWDPERFAETINRLPPSWAGAVLLGAPEDAPVAARVESLCRRPVRNLCGKTTLPALAGVLKNCAALLTNESGLMHVGWAVDRPLVVVSGPSNVHATSPFGPHVRVIQHREIPCVPCVKNECLRAPDERNMCLKAVTVREVLDGLASVAF; via the coding sequence ATGAAAATCCTTGTGCGCGCGCCCAATTGGCTGGGCGACGCGGTGATGTGCACGCCGCTCCTCCGCCGCCTGGCCGCGCAAGGGCATGCCCTGGACGTCCTGTGCCGTCCGTCGGTGGCCGGGGTGTTCCAGGGCGCTCCCGGCGTGGACGCGGTGTGGGTGAGCCCCCGCGGCGAGTCCCCTTGGGCGACCGCCCGGGAACTGAAGAAGCGCCGTTACGAACGGGCCGTCATCCTCCCCCCCTCCTTCGGGTCGGCCCTTGCGCCTTGTCTCGCGGGCATTCCCGAACGTGTCGGTTGGAGTTCGGATTTCCGGCGCCTCCTCCTCACCCGGGCCGTGCCCGTCGACGAGCGCTTTCATTACGTGCGGCGTTATCTGGCCCTGATCGGCGAGGAAGGGGCGGAAGTCCCATCGACGGATTTGTATTTCCCGGAGGCCCCCGCGCCCGGGGGGTGGGCCGGCGACCTGACGGGCCGCCTTTTGGCGGTGGCCCCGGGCAGCCGCGCGCCCGCGCGCCGTTGGGATCCGGAGCGCTTTGCGGAGACGATCAATCGGTTGCCCCCGTCCTGGGCCGGCGCGGTTCTTTTGGGCGCCCCGGAGGACGCCCCCGTCGCGGCGCGGGTGGAATCCCTCTGCCGGCGGCCGGTGCGCAACCTTTGCGGAAAGACAACCCTGCCCGCCCTGGCGGGCGTTTTGAAAAATTGCGCGGCGCTCCTCACCAACGAATCGGGTTTGATGCACGTGGGCTGGGCGGTGGATCGGCCCCTCGTGGTGGTCTCGGGGCCCTCCAACGTGCACGCCACGAGCCCCTTCGGCCCCCACGTCCGGGTCATTCAACACCGGGAAATCCCCTGCGTACCCTGTGTGAAGAACGAATGTCTCCGAGCGCCCGACGAACGGAATATGTGTTTGAAGGCGGTGACCGTCCGGGAAGTGTTGGACGGTTTGGCGAGCGTGGCTTTTTAA